Proteins encoded together in one Impatiens glandulifera chromosome 1, dImpGla2.1, whole genome shotgun sequence window:
- the LOC124914230 gene encoding calmodulin-like, whose product MTDVLTDELIEQFKDAFSLIDRDCDGVITISDLSETFKSFNENPTKEQIQDMINVIDTDGDGVINFDDFLIVMSNKTKVNGIEDEIKEAFKVFDRDQDGFLSADDVKEVMMKYGEKITDEEAVEIISELDLDGDGLLSFDDFVRVMMMTT is encoded by the exons ATGACAGATGTGTTGACAGATGAATTGATAGAACAGTTTAAGGATGCGTTTTCATTAATCGACAGAGATTGCGACG GAGTAATAACGATATCGGATCTTTCAGAAACGTTCAAATCCTTCAATGAAAATCCAACTAAGGAACAGATACAAGATATGATCAATGTAATTGATACCGATGGAGATGGGGTCATTAATTTTGATGATTTCTTAATCGTCATGTCCAACAAAACCAAG GTTAATGGAATAGAAGATGAAATAAAGGAAGCATTTAAAGTATTTGATCGAGATCAAGATGGATTCTTATCAGCAGATGAT GTGAAAGAAGTGATGATGAAATATGGAGAAAAGATAACAGATGAAGAAGCAGTTGAGATCATTAGTGAATTGGATCTTGATGGGGATGGactacttagttttgatgacTTTGTAAGGGTGATGATGATGACTACATAA